AGACCAGCGCTTCCGCTCAACACCGTCCGCACAGCATAACCGCATCGTCTGATAAACAAGTGTACGAGTGCTGCCGGGGACAGAAACCGAATGAATGGCCTGTCTGCCGGTATTCGAACAGGCCACACCCGCACGTATGCAATGATACTCACGAAAACAGCAAATATTCCCAGGATTATTCGTCGTCGGGAATCGCCTTATTCATCACCCGGAACGATGCACCGAGGATACCAGTCTTACCGATGAGCCCTGCTATGCTGATGGTGTCGCGGATCTGTTCACGGGTGGCCCCCTCCTTCAGGGCGGCACCGATATGCACCTTCAGGCAGGCATCCGCACCGATTGCTGCTGCAGCAGAGACAGCAAGCAGTTCTGCTGTTTTGCGGTCCATTGACTCCGGGTTGAATGTATATAAATCACCGAGCCCGTTGAACACAAAGGAATCGGGCCGCTCACGAAGAATCGGCAGGATAAAGGGGACAAGACCGAGTGTCTCTTTAAAGTCATCCATAATACCGTCGCACACGTCTTCTTTGT
Above is a window of Methanogenium organophilum DNA encoding:
- a CDS encoding carboxymuconolactone decarboxylase family protein, producing MNPETQKTIDDFLDNKEDVCDGIMDDFKETLGLVPFILPILRERPDSFVFNGLGDLYTFNPESMDRKTAELLAVSAAAAIGADACLKVHIGAALKEGATREQIRDTISIAGLIGKTGILGASFRVMNKAIPDDE